In the Rhodoferax fermentans genome, CCAAACCACGCCCAGCCTCATCAATCAGGTAAGTGACTTCGTCCAAATGGGCCATGACAAGGGGACTTTCCACCATGGTGTCATTGGACACCACGTGAACTGGACGGGTTCGCTGTGACGGCGCCATGGTCATCAGCGCTTCGAAAACTGCGTGAGCGACCAAGGTAGAGTCTTTGCCACCCGAAAATCCAATAATCCAAGGATAGTTCTGCGTCGTAGAGAGGTACTCCTCCCTCACGTTGTTGACGATTTCATGCCACTGGTCGAGCACGCTCAAAGATGTTGTTTCTGACACGGTTGCCTAGGTACGAAGCTTCGGTAAAACAGGAAATGCCGGGCAAACGCCCAGAGAAGCGTCCCCATACAGCCGAAGCTTATAAAAATTTATTAACCAACGTATCGTACCGCAACTCACAGGGCGTTAGGGGTACCATTGGCATCCGCCGAAATTCGTGGCGGGCTCTGATGAACGCGCGAAGTGGCAATGCAACGGTTGGTTAAGGCGCTGCTCGCAGAGGTCTTCGGCCAGCAGCAACCCAAAAATCCGTCATCATGGAAAAAGCCCCCCTTTCGGGAGGCTTCCTCGTTTGCGCCGTAGTTCAATTGCGCCGTCAAATAGACCCCGGAGCTGTGCCCCGGGGTTCGAATCAAACGAATTACGCAATCAGGGATATCTCCCTTACCTTGTCCATCCGCCGTGGTTCACCTGAAGCCAAGCCTCAAATTTCCACGCACCCCGCAAACGCTCGGGCTCACCAAACCGCCAAGTTTGACTCACCGAATTAAAGCGTCCACACGGCTCGCAAGATGCCCGCCAAGACATCTTCTGCCGGAACCCCACCCGCCAAGGCGGGGTCCGTTCACTTCAAAATCATCATCTTTTCAACCGACTCGGCTTTCGCCGGCCACTCAACCGCATAGGCAGACTCATGTCTTGGGATGTTGTCCAGGGATTGCTCCCTGCCCTTAGCCCCAGCAGTTGGCTTATAGCCCCCGGTTTGCGTGGTAGTTACTTCCCCGCACCTCGGGCCATTTTGTGTTGGTTCGATATGCAAGTCTTAACAAGTAGAACGCAAGTTGCTCACGAACAGCAGTGCTTTCTGGCGCATCCCCAGATTTCCCTCACCCCGAAACCATTAAGCGGGTGGGTACTCATCGCACTGTTCTCTGCTCATTTCCACAATTTCCAGGCACTTCAGGCCCTAGCTTGCTCACACTCATCCGACAGCCCTCGCGGGCCGTTACATGCTTTTGCTCCCAGTGATGCTGACGGCTTGATGGTGCGAACCATCTCACCCCCTGCTACCACCCATGCCCCTTGCCAAGTTCGTACCTTGGTTCGTGCATGGTCGCGGACTTCGACACCGAATCGGTGCCTCGCCTCGCCCAGCTGGACTGCATGTCGGTAATCGTCTCGCCTCTGCCCTTATTCAGGGGGCAGGGTAGCGGGCCGACAGACTTTAAAAAATCATCTCGCATATCAGGCGCTCGTCCCGGATGACAAATCCGAGGGTCACAGGCTACAAAGCCCTTGGACAGGTTATTACCCCTGGCCAGCCCTTCCCCAATCGCACGGTCTCGGCAAAGGGTGCATTCAACGCAACCATGCCCGACACCCCGGGTGGCAACCCGGGCGTATGAAGTAGAGGCGGGGGATTACTCCGGCAGCTTACGCTGCCGGGATTACTCCCCGCCCCCCTTCCGGCACCCGACGGGCCCCCGTTTGAGGAGGCATCGGGCGCTGTGGCACTCGGGAACTACCCAAGCTCACGCCGGAAGAAAAGATGATGATGAAGTTCAGGGCGTTGGCGCGCCCCTATGAACTTCGAGAAGTTTGAGGGTGTTGGCGCACCTGGCCCTGTTCAATGCGTTTGGCACGCACATCACAAGTCCTATGAAGCGTATAGACACCATTTTTTGACCTGGTCAAAAAATTTTTATGGCTTCATTGTCTTCCCTCAATCGAACGTCTACAGACGTCCCATTTCGGAAAACGGCAGTGGCAGACAACCCATTGACGTCGGCAGACGGCCCATTTTCAGGCGCTGTCGCTACAGGTATGACCGTCTACCTACAAAAGCGACATCCATATGAAAAACACACATGACATTCTTGACCTGCGCGTCCCCAGCGGCAAAACCGTCCTCATGCAGCACTTACAAACGCTTGTCCTAAGGGGCAATCCGCACTGGATTGGCGGCGTCATATCACCTGCCAAGCTCCCTGCGCTGGCCGCCAAATTGGCTGCGCGCTACCCCGTTCAGCGAGACGAGCGGGGCCGAACCTATGACCGGTCTAAAGGCTTGGCCTCCGCTCACTTCGTGGCATTTCCTGCCGCAGACGGCGCAATCGCCTGGTGGGTGCTGACCAGTGATGGGCTCGGAGGCCTCGCTGACAACAAATCGCCTGATGCCCATGTTGCCAAACATGCGCTACGGGCCAACGGCCACATCGAGTTTGACGACTACGTGCTCCTCTACGCCCACAAGAAGGACGCCCGCACTGTTCGCGATGCAAAAACTGGCCGTGAAAAGAAAATCATCAAGGACTGCTCGACTTGGACTTGGAAGATGACCAACCGGGCCTATGGCCAGGTTATGGCGGCCATCGAAAACGACGTCAATGCGTTGAACTTCGGACGCGACGACGCCAAGTTGGAAGGCCTCCGCGGCACATTGGCTTATCAGCGTCGCCGGCCTTTGTTCTCCGGCGTCCGGAGTCAGGTTCTACAGCTCCATAGGGAGGCAGACAGCCAATGGGGGCTCGTCCGAAAGGCTTGGCTGGCCCGCTACACCCAGTTCGCCCTCAAATATGGCGACAACGCCGGGCGTCTACGGTCGCTGAAAGAAATCACCAGCCAACACTTGCCAAAGATGGGCCGTTTTAAGGTATTTGGCGACATCACCTTGGGCCATCTCGTTCGCGGCGACGTCCCGCGTGGCAGCGCAGGCAACTGAGTCCACGCCGCGCAGTCGCAATCTAGCCGTCCGCGCCGCGACCAGTCGCATGGAAGCAAAGCGATTTAACAGGTTGACGCGCGGTGCCTACACAACTTGCCCGCGCGGTGACAAGGCTGTTGTCGCGCGGCAACTTCACAACCAACCGCGAGATTCCCATTCATGAAATCATTTCTCATCAAAGCCCCAGCGAAGGGAAAAACCACCTGCACACTGGTACGCCAGTTCTACGACAAGGCGTCACGACGCACCAAGACGCAGTACCTTGGCAGCTTCAACGTCGCCATTGACCCGTCAATATTGCCAGCAGGCGTGCGCCTGCGCCCGAACGTCGAAATCGATGCCGAGCAGCTTGCAGAGGTTGCAAGCTGGCTCAAGCAAAACGGCACCTTCGGCCAAACCCCTATGCTCTCAGCCGCCGTGCTTGAGCAAGCCCGTCGGCACTTGATGGAGGTCATGCACGACGAGCGCATGCAAGTTCATCAGCAATCGGACCTCGACCTTGCGGCCAGCATTTTGAATGGCGCCGCCATGGACCTCCAACATGCGTCCGCACAACTCCGCTTGCAAGGCATTGAACTCTCCTCCGGCATGCTCATCTATACCGGGACTGACATGGCCAAGTGCATCAATGACATGGACCGCCTAAAAGTGCAAAGCAATCAAATTCGCGCGGCTGCAACTCAGTTTGAAGAAGCGCTTAAAGAAGCCAAGCTGATGAAGCGGCTCAACAAGATTGCAAAGGCGGGCAACCATGCCACGCACTGACCCTCTGCACCCGTCCCAAAATGACCGCCAAACAGGCATCGACGCCGTGCCATCCAATGTTGAACAGCGCCCTCCCCTCGCGACGAATCCACGACGTTTCCATTCTTCCGCAGATAGAGAGGCACAGGAGAGAACCCCGTCACCGAACGAGCAACCTGCTTCTGAAAATGGGAGTGTCAGCGAAAGCCTATTGCCGCCTGCCATAGTTGATGAATCAGACTGCCATGGCAGACCGTTGATTCGACGCGCAGTCATTGCTTCGAAACTGAAGTTGCAAGAGCAGCGTGCAATTGCATCACAACAGGCCGGTGGGTTGAAGTACGGTGCCGAAAAACACAGCTTGCACAAGCATGTTCAAGATTGCTATGCGGACGAACAAGCCCTCGAAAGTCGACTGGAAGATAACTTCATCCCTGGCCACGGTCCAAATCAATTTTTGAGTCCAAGGTCATTTTTTCAAACTCAACTGTTTGGAGCAGGTAACCACGCAATTCAGCGAATTCACCACGTTGAAATCGTGGTTGCAGAAAAGAATGAGAAGCCCATCATTACCTACCGCGGCCCGGAGCTTCGCCAATCTGATGCCAAGGTTTTTCTGGCGCTTCTGCACATGCTTCGAGATGTACAAGTAGGCACCCAGGTGCACCTGGAACCAGAGCCAGTATGCAAAGCGCTGTTTGGCCGATACGACGGCCACAGCCGCAAGCAACTGCGCGAACACATACAGAGATTGCAGACCGGCCTCATCATCACCGAAAAGTGCAGTATTCAACTCTGCCAAGCATTTGAGCATCCGAATGCTGGGCTTTGGTCAGTGGCACTTCACAGCAACATTGTTGAGCTTTTCAGACTGTCACAGCGTGTTTGGCTCTCTTTGCCCATGCGACTTAGCCTGCCAGATGGGCTTACGTCTTGGCTCTATGCGTACATCGAGAGCCAATCTCGCCTCATACCCACCAACGTTTCCACCTTGCTGGAAAAATGTGGGTCAACATCTAAACCGCGTGGTTTCCTGAACTCACTGCGCCGCTCACTCAGGGAATTGGCGAACAGGGGCATCATTGAACCGGGCTGGTCCATTCGAAAGGGACTTTTACGCTGGATGAAAAAATCCGGCGGCCCAAATCGGTGGGAACAGTAGGCACTATCTCATGGTGTTTGCGATGCAAACATGGTATTTGCGATGCAACTGTGCCATGCAAGACGACACCATCACATATTCTGGCCCTGAAGAACATCAGGTCCATGGTAATTGCGATGCTGTTGGTGGTGTTTGCGATGTTGCAAAACCCTGCAAACCCGCGCCAGGCTTGGCTTGCGAGACTCCCGTCTCTTTACCTTAATATGCTCACGCATTTGACAGCCGCAAAGCGCCCGTTTTCATAGGCCGGCTGCTCAATCGAGGTATCTAGGCAGGTCGGATACCGAAAAGACCGCATCGCAAAAACCATGTGCCAGTGCACGAATACACGTGTGCCGTCACCTTATGAGTCAGCTTGACCCCCGACCAGTGCATCCACGAACGCCACTACAGCAGTGCGTTCGAAGATTCAAAGGGCCTAGATAGGGCTATCGGACAGCACGGAACAACCTACCAGCGCGTTGAAAATTCCATTGAGCATCGTCAGCCGCGCACGGATGGACTGACGTGTTAGGCCTCTAGACTCCAATTCACTCAGGAACTCCTCCATAACCTGCGGTGTCAATTGCTGTGGCTTGACCAATCCCATTTCATTGGCCTTACAGAACAACTCACACCAGACGGTCGAGGCTAAATGAGACCTTGCAGCTGTACGCTCTGGTACAGATGCTTTCCAACGGAAGAATGCATTCACCCAATGCGCCCATGCGAGTTCCGTGGTGGGCCTGATGACTATAGGGGCGTCTTCATAAGTACTGGGTGGGGCAATGTTGGGTTGCTCATGATGCCCTTTATTCCTATCCGCAGTTGGGTTGCTTTGGCCAAATTTAAGTGCGATACGGTCGGACCTTGGTTCGCGCAGAGTGCAGAGGAGATAGTGAAGATTTTGCATTTTGAAATTCCTAATTGATAGTGGAATCCAGTGTAAAAACGCCGGTTCTTTAAGCTCCGAAATGCGCCTTTAGATTGCGCCGCTAAAGGCGACGCGACCAGCACGACCAAAAAAAAGGCCCGGCCGCGAAATGACGACCGAGCCCTATGGTCTGCAGTACTCGTTGTACGGCATCCTTATCCGACTGCTGGTACCCGACGCGTCTTCTGTTCTGCCTTCTTGGCCGACGCTCTGATGGGGCAATCATTTTTGCGAGTGCCCCATCAGCACGCCAAAGAGTGAGCAAGTGATTGCCGGCGAGCCCAAACAGCCTACGCAAAGGATTCAGTTGGATGGGGCTCACCGAGATGGGTACACCTTCGATTTACATCGGTAGTTGTGGACGTCCTTTGTCTAAATCAAACTCTGGATAATTTTTTCATCACACCCAACTTCACAAGCGTGCTGAAAATTTCCCGGAGTACAGCCATCCGTATGCGTATGGATTCGTGACCCAAGTCTCGTTGGTGCAGATACCATGAAAATCGCTTCAAGACCTTTCGATTGACTTGGCGCAGCGATTCAATACCATCCAATCGAGCCAAGCCGTAGAACTCGCCCCAAACAGTGGTGGCGATGTGTTCGCTCTCATCTGAACGCGCGGTCGCCAATGTCTGCCACAACAGTAATGCCGTCGTCCATTCGGCCCGCATTGAGTCAGTACCAACCCAATCGAGCAACTCTTGATGGTCAGCGTCGCCCGCTTGCGCAAAGGCATGAGCCTCTCCAGGCGCATTCGAATCATGCTGGTCGCGAGTTGACACCTCATCTTTGCTGGTGGCCGCGAATGGGGTGGAATGGTGCTGGGCGGTAGAAGAAGACTGAATACTGTGCATTTTGAAATTCCTAAGTTAGTGGAATTCCGTGTAAGGACCCAGTTTCTTTAAGGTCCAAAATCCGACTTTAGATTGCACCGTTGACGTTCGCGCGACCCGCACCGGCGTAAAAAAGGCCCAGTCGCACAATGGCAACCGGGCCCACAGCTCATCAGAGCAAAGCGTTAGCCTTGCGCCTTTTCGGCTTTTTTGGCCTTCTTGGCCTTCCTGGGGTACCTGACATTACCCTTGCCCGGCAACCACGGTTGAGCGGGAATGGGGTAAAACTTGATTTTCGCGAACTCCGTGGTCAACACGTCCAAGGGAACGTCTTCAATTCCGTAACCGTCAGTGACGGTTCCCAGACCGCTTGCGTGACCCAACACGCGTTGCAGGTACATTGCATCGACATTCGCCCGGGTCATGGCATCCTTCATCGTGTGGCGGAACGAATAAAGCACTTTCTTTGGGTTGTTAATGCCGAGCATGTCTCTTTTGTAACGACCAAAAAATTTAGAGAACGCACCCGACAATTTGTCATGCCAGTCGTGTGTCAGGCTTGGGAATAGAGACTGCTGACCGCTGCGTCGGACGTGCTCAATGTATCGCAGGAGCCCCAGCTGCATCAGTTCGGGGGCAACCGGCACACGGCGGATGGAATCTCCGTTTTTGAGCAATCGACTGTGGGACTGGGTCTCATCGCCTTGAGTCGGTTTGGACTTATGCGTGGGTTTGGATTTCGGCTTTTCTTTGGATATGACGTTTTCTTCATCATCAAACAAGTCATCGTCCTCTGACGGGCGGTCAATCAAATTCATATACCAGCCGTACTTTGGGTCCTGGACCACATCGGACAATGCAAGACCGGCAATTTCTTCCGTCCGTGCTCCGGTGTAGTACATCAGAATAGGAATCCAATAACTCGCCTCCTTTGACTGCCCTTGCGAGCGCAGCTGTTGTTCATTGAAGACGCAAGAAGAGAAGATGTTGGTCAGGTCATCCTGGTCAAACGGCTGGCGCTTGTCGCGTCGCTTCACGAAGCTGTTTTCTTTCAATCCGAGGGTGTCCGCTGCCGGGTTGTGAGACATGATGCCTTTGCCCTTGAGCACTTTAAAAAGCGCTTTGACCTTTGCCAAGCGCTCGTTGAGCGTCACAACGGCCAGGCCACGAGCCGCCATTTGGTCGACAAACAGACGCATCAGGTCGGGAGTGACCTCCTCGGGACATTGAATGCCATGCTCGGCGCCCAGGCGTTTGACCTCCAAATAGGGGGTTTGCGTGGCGATGGCGGTGCTTTTCGGTCGCCCTGGCACGTAGTCCCGCCAGACCACAAATGCTGCATCCCAGCTGATTTTCTTGGCCTCGACTGCGGCCTGAGCTTCGACCAAGTCTCGCGGAGCCAAAGTTTCAGGCGCAACTTTGTCGGTCTGGACCACATCACCGCGTTGACGCTGCAGTTGAAAATCCAGCGCAGTGCAGACAGCCGTCAGAAACACGCCGCCGGCGCGTTTGGACTCCTCGGGCGACATTTCGACTTCCAGCCCGCAGAGGTGGATAAACGAATGCATGGCCGGCAGAATTTTGTCCGAACGCCGCATGGCCAGCATGCGCCCGAGCTCGGCGCGCTGCTCAGTCATGTTGAAGCCCTTCTCCTCGAATTCCTCCTCGGAGTCGTGCTCGCGGTAATGCTCATCGGTAGCAAGAACCTGATGGACCCAGTAATCCGCCAGCGACTTGAGCATCTCATCAGACATCTTGTCGAAACGTTTGACCGAGCGCTCGTCTCTTTTTTTCTTGAGGTCTTTGCGGTGCTGCTCAAATTCAGCCTTGATGCGTGTGCGCGCAATGTCTTTAAGGTCATTGGCGATACGAAGGTCGCAGGTACCTAGACATACCACTTCGTGGGTCTTTTTGGGCGGATAGGCCGACAGGATGTCTTTGGGGATGCGGAGACGCAGATAAATGCTGCCGAATTTGCCTCGCGAATAGAGGTTTGGAGAGATTTGTTTCATGTAGCTTGTATCACTGTTGTGTGTAACAAGCTGTGTAACAACCAGACTTTAAATCTGGCCCGAAACCCTTGATTTATAAGGAAATCAAGGACTTACGGCATGAAAATGAAAGATGGGGTGGCTGATGGGGCTCGAACCCACGACAACAGGAATCACAATGCGTGTTTCAAGTCAATCAAATCAACGACTTACGCAGCTTTCTGCTACAAAACATACTCTAATACTATCTGAGACTGTCTAATAGTCTCGTTCTAACGTAGCTTCATTCTGTGCGGCACGCACTCTCACGTTATCGAGCCTTTGGCCATGCAGCTGGATTTTCAGGACAGGAACCTCAGCTTGTAGATCGTCGCATCGCACAAATGCAGCACCTCGTCGATCAGATTCTGCAGCTCACTGGCCTCGCCACAGTCCTTGCGGTGCGCGTCAACCCAGGCCCGCAGCTCCGTCGGCACGCTGACCGGCTTGCTACGGTCGCCGACACGAACCGGTGCCACCGGATACTTCAGGATGCCGTAGCGACCCTGCGCCGCCTCGGCGTAGTCATCGGCCAGACCAAGGATCTCGTCATAGAAGTCGTTGAGCGCCTTGTGCTCAGCGTATGAGTTCGTCATCAGATGCGCGAAGTGCGCCTCCGTACGGGCCTGGAAACAACGAGCTACCAGCTCGGCACATTTTTCACTCATCAGTCTTCTCCTTGCATTTCAACCATTGCGCCACCCTTCATCGTGTTCCACACGTTGGCCCCGGGCAGCGCGTTGATGGCACTGTCCAGCGGGCTCTTGTCGAACATCTGCGTGAGCTGCTCGACTGCCGGGCCACCGAGGCCCAGGAACGAGCGGTTCGGGCCGAGCACGTCGGCACCCGGCTGGAACTTGCCCATCAGCCCGGCACGCATGGCGCCGTGCTCAATCTCGCTGCCAAGCCCTGCGCGCATCCAGCCCGGTTCGTCACCACCCGTCAGCAGCACACCCTTGAGTGCGTCCGTGGCGATCATCACCGGGGTGTAGGCCATCAGCAGCGTGCCCACCGGACCCATGTCGCCGTACTTTTTGTAGTCGTGCACAGCCCGCTTCATGATCACGTCGTGGAACGTGTACGCGAACTGTTTCATGTGCCAGAACACCATGTAGTGCGGGTCTGAGCCCCAGGCCGGGCGCTGCGCCGCGTTGGGCCGCATGATCGCACCGTTGACCCACTGGTGGATCGCCTGCTGAATCTTCGGGTCGGTGTAGTCCAGCTCGCCGGTCTTGGCATCAACCACCACGTCCTTGGCCGTCAGATTCAACTCCTTGAGGAACGACACGCTGTTGTCGTTGGGCTGCGTGGCGTGGCGCTTGATGAAGTTGATCGCAGCCCGCGTGGCGCTGACCTGCATGCCCCGGTTGAACCCCTCCATGCCGTTGTACTTGAACAGCACGTCGTTGGCCTTGCGGAACTTGTCGCCCATGTACTGGCTGCTGTAGAGCTGCCCGAACGCGGCCAGAAAGCCGTTGGCGTCGGTCGTGCCCACTTGGTCTGCGATCTGGGCGTCGAGGTCTTTGATCGGGTCGCCCTTGATGCTGGCGATCACCTCGCGGATGCCGCGCTTGTAGCTCGTCCAGGCGTCGGCCATCGTGCCGCCGCGCACCACGATGCCCAGCGGGTCGATGAACTGGCTGAACAGGCTCGTCGACAGCAGCCGCATGTTCTCGTACACCAGCAGGCTGTTCTGGAACCGGCGCATGCCGGGCTTGATGTCGTAGCCCAGCGTACCTTCGAGCGCCATCACGTCGGTGGCTGCACCCTTGGCTACCTTGAGTGCTTTGGCCTTCGCCTCGTCGGACGACATGCCTTTGGCGACGAGCCGCTTGACGTTGTTGTCGTGCGCGTCCTTGAGCATGGTCTGCAGCTTCTCGCCACCGTTGCCGAACCGGCGCACGTACTCCGCGCGCTTGATGCCCTGCGCGATGTAGCTGGTCATGACCTTGGCCACATCCTTCTCACCCCACTTCTCCAGCACCTCGGGCGCCAGCCAATGCAGCGTACGCCGGTTCACCGCCTGCATGACCGGGCTGAAGCCAACGGCACTGCTGTTCTCGTCCAGCTCCGAGCCGAAGCTGTTGATCAGCCGGTTCGTGATGCCGCGTGCGATGTCGTCCGGGGTGGTGGGTGTGAAGTCCGTGGCGCCGCTCTTGGTCAGCAGCTCGTTCTGCTCAGCTGCGATCTTGCTCAGCTCGGCGTTGTTGTGGGTCAGCAGGTCGGCCACGAAGGCATCGGGGTTCGTCACCATCGCAGCCGTGTTGTAGGCGCGCGGGAAATACTTCTCGTCGATCTTGCCCATCGGCACCCACTCGCCTTTTCCCGGCACCACCGGGTCAGCTTCCCAGCGCATCACACCGGCGTCCTTGAGGTACTGGTGCATGCGTGGCAGGATGCCGTCAGGACCAGTGAGCTTGGCCACGATGTCTTTGACCACCGGGTCGGTGGGCTTCTTGCCGGTGTGCAGGTACTTCGCAGCCAGCGCCAGGTCGGCAGGCTTGTAGTCCTCACCGTTGGCATCTTGGAACGCCTTGAACAGCTCGTTGCTCTTCTGCTTCATCAGGTGGTCCTTGGCGTCGAGGTAACCCTGTGCGCCGTCCTCACCCACACTGCGTTTGAACAGGCGACGGATGTCGTGGTACTCCTTGATGCCCTGGCGCTCAAGGTTCGTCTCGGCGGTGTTGACCAGGCGGCTTGCCTTCTCCAGCACCGGCTTGAACGCGGTGTTGACACTCTCGTACATGTGCTGGCGCGCCGTCACGCTGTTGGCCAGCACGCGGGCCGCAGCGTCGGCGTCCTGCATGTGGCCAGCGTCGAACGAGCGCAGCAGCAGGTCGGCACGTTCGTCGTCGTTCATGAGCCCTGCGACACGACGCAGCACGCGGGCGATCTTCTGGAACACGGTCTCAGTCTCAGGGCCGATCTTGAGCAGACCTGCCTGATGGAACTGGAACATGTAGGCCATGCGTTCTTCAGCTGCATGTGGTGCGCCGTCCTTGATCTGGGCCAATGCGCGGGTCTCGCCGTCCAGCAGACGCTGGAGCTGGCGCAGCACCGGCTGGCTGCTGGCGGCGCGGTCCAGAATCTTCACAGCAGCCTCGGCCTGCGGCTGGTCACGCAGACGGCTGAATAGCTCGTGGAAGGACTCATGTGCGCCGATCTGGCCGAGGTTGCGGGCGTACACCGAGGCTTGGATCAGCCCTTTCGTCCACTGACCGCTGATCGGCACCTGCTTGCCGCTCTTGGTCTTGCCCCACAGCTCTTCTTCCAGCACCGCTTTCATCTGCGGGCCGAGGCGTCGCAGGATGTCGGCGTGGAACTTGGCCTGTTCCTCCGCGCTCGGTGCTGGGGCTGTGCCGAAGGCACCGTGGGCGGGGTCGGCAGCCTGCTTGTTGAAGTGCACGTAGTTCGTGGTGATCTTGGCGTCGTCGTAGATCACGTAGTTCGGGTGCGTGTCGTTCTTGCCCCCGGCTGCGGCGTACTTGTGGCCCAGGATGCCGCGGCTCTGGAGGTAGTCGGACACCTCGCCCGGATCACCGCCAGAAATGTCTTCGATGTAGTGATACAGCTTCTCACCAGTCGGGTCTTTGTATTCGTCGTACCCCTTCAGACGGGCCATTACTTCTGACAACGCCTTCTGCACCAGCGCACTCTGCTCACTCAGTGGCTTGTTCCAGTCCAGCAGTTGCTCGGGCTTGATGTCCACAGAAACTTCGTAGGTGGGGGATTTTGTGTCGTCGGTGCGAGCCTCTGCGATTGTCTTCAGGTGTGCGTCGCTTTTGCCAGATTTGATCCTCTGCACAATCTCATGCGAAATTTCATCGTCCACACTTGAGAGAAGACCTTTGATAGCGGCAGCTCGAACAGCTTCTATGCTCGCCCCTTTTGGAAGCCCGCGCACCGCCTCCACAATTTCCATCTCCCCTGAATACCCCGAGGTAATTTTAAAGGCCGCATCCGTCACGGCTTCTTCACCCCTGATCTTCGCCGTGAACTGACTCTTGTACCCCTTGTGAACACCGTCGCTCGTCGAGAGATACGTCCCTGCACCGAAGGATGCGTGGCCCTCACCCTTGCCGATGTGGCTGCGCCAGTCGAACTTGCCCTCGTGGCGGATCGGGCTGTCGTGCGTCGCAGCGAAGCCCTCGCGTCCGAGGTCAGTGTGGATGCGTGTCGCCATGGCGTTGTACCTCGGCCCGCCATGCTCGGCGTGGTGGGCCTCCACCACAGCTTCGTTGGCTATCGCCTTGACGGCCTCGGCCTTGAGCAGCACAGCCTCGAAGCGCATGTCGTCGAGCTTGTCGAAGCGGTCTGAGTCGCTGTGTTCCACCTTGGCGGCTTCTTCCTTGAGCCGGGCTTCCTGCTTTGTGGCCCAGTCACGGATGGCTTCGAGCTGCTTGACGTTGTAGTCGTCAGGTGGGTTCTTGATGTAGTTCATCATCTTCTTGACCACATCACCGAACTTCTGCGTCGGCGCAGCTACGGGCTTCGGAGCCTCGGGCTTTGCCGCAGCTTTCGTCACCTTCGTCGCTGCCTGCATGGCGCCCAGCGACACAAGCGCTGCACGAGCCCGCTTGGCGAACGCCTCGATGTCTTTTGGCGCGCGGCCTGCGCCGCCCCAGATCGGGTTGTCAGCGGTCTTGGCCTCGACCATCACCTTGAGGTGGTCGAGTAGCGCTGCGCGGCGTTCGGGGCTGAGCTTGTGGGCCATCTCGTTGAACGCCGGTATGCCCTTGCGCAGAGCGTCGAGCAAAAATGCTGTGCGCTGAGCACGGGTCTCCTTGACAGCCGCAGCAGCGTCGGCCTTGGCAGCCAGTGCGTCGCGGTCGCTCTTGGCCGCTGCGGTCTCACGCTTGTCGGTATGCAGGGCCTCGCCCGTCAGCTCGTCGACGTTGCGCGGCTTGTTGTCGTGGCCGT is a window encoding:
- a CDS encoding DUF6538 domain-containing protein, giving the protein MKQISPNLYSRGKFGSIYLRLRIPKDILSAYPPKKTHEVVCLGTCDLRIANDLKDIARTRIKAEFEQHRKDLKKKRDERSVKRFDKMSDEMLKSLADYWVHQVLATDEHYREHDSEEEFEEKGFNMTEQRAELGRMLAMRRSDKILPAMHSFIHLCGLEVEMSPEESKRAGGVFLTAVCTALDFQLQRQRGDVVQTDKVAPETLAPRDLVEAQAAVEAKKISWDAAFVVWRDYVPGRPKSTAIATQTPYLEVKRLGAEHGIQCPEEVTPDLMRLFVDQMAARGLAVVTLNERLAKVKALFKVLKGKGIMSHNPAADTLGLKENSFVKRRDKRQPFDQDDLTNIFSSCVFNEQQLRSQGQSKEASYWIPILMYYTGARTEEIAGLALSDVVQDPKYGWYMNLIDRPSEDDDLFDDEENVISKEKPKSKPTHKSKPTQGDETQSHSRLLKNGDSIRRVPVAPELMQLGLLRYIEHVRRSGQQSLFPSLTHDWHDKLSGAFSKFFGRYKRDMLGINNPKKVLYSFRHTMKDAMTRANVDAMYLQRVLGHASGLGTVTDGYGIEDVPLDVLTTEFAKIKFYPIPAQPWLPGKGNVRYPRKAKKAKKAEKAQG
- a CDS encoding DUF5856 family protein; this translates as MSEKCAELVARCFQARTEAHFAHLMTNSYAEHKALNDFYDEILGLADDYAEAAQGRYGILKYPVAPVRVGDRSKPVSVPTELRAWVDAHRKDCGEASELQNLIDEVLHLCDATIYKLRFLS